One Helianthus annuus cultivar XRQ/B chromosome 7, HanXRQr2.0-SUNRISE, whole genome shotgun sequence genomic region harbors:
- the LOC110867638 gene encoding beta-amyrin 28-monooxygenase-like, with translation MAATLLAFFFLFIIVCFFLQIHRKKPGTSNNLPPGSFGWPFLGETLEFIGSRRAGTPEKFVRDRRQRYGSPLVFKTSLFGHRVAVFCGPEGNKFLFGNENKLAASWWPESITTLFGKCIITCRGDEAKWLRKMMLPYLGPDALSNRYSVTMDVVTRLHIQNHWEELGSLFNIFLKGLGSLPINIPGTRFYRGKRAAVAIKKQLIMIINQRKLALKQENASSFEDLLSQLLLSSDENGRFLSEIEIANNILLLLFAGHDTSAASITLLMKCLGEHHDVYKNVLKEQLGILEGKASGEVLNWDDIQKMRYSWNVVCEVLRLSPPVIGSFREALVDFEYAGYTIPKGWKIIWSAVMTHKDEDNFPCVTKFDPSRFEGTGPTPFTYVPFGGGPRMCLGKGLARVQILVFLHNIVTKFKWDLVIPGEKIEYDPLATPVQGLPIRLHPHQV, from the exons ATGGCAGCCACATTGCTCGCCTTTTTCTTTCTGTTCATCATCGTATGCTTCTTCCTCCAAATCCATAGGAAAAAACCAGGAACCAGTAACAATCTCCCACCTGGAAGCTTCGGGTGGCCGTTTTTAGGTGAAACTCTAGAGTTCATTGGCTCTCGAAGAGCTGGGACACCGGAGAAATTTGTAAGAGATAGAAGGCAGAGATATGGAAGTCCCTTGGTTTTCAAAACATCATTGTTTGGCCACCGTGTGGCCGTCTTTTGTGGGCCAGAGGGAAACAAGTTTTTGTTTGGAAACGAGAACAAACTGGCGGCGTCGTGGTGGCCAGAATCAATCACAACTTTGTTCGGTAAATGCATAATAACATGCCGTGGAGATGAAGCGAAATGGTTGAGGAAGATGATGCTACCGTATCTAGGTCCTGATGCTTTATCGAATCGTTACTCGGTCACCATGGATGTAGTAACTCGTCTTCATATCCAAAATCACTGGGAAG AACTTGGATCCTTATTCAACATTTTCCTAAAAGGGCTCGGGTCGTTGCCTATAAATATTCCTGGGACACGGTTTTACCGAGGTAAAAGAGCAGCAGTTGCTATTAAAAAACAACTAATCATGATCATCAACCAAAGGAAGCTGGCCTTAAAacaagaaaatgcatcatcttttGAAGACCTTTTGTCACAACTGCTTCTATCTTCTGATGAAAATGGTCGGTTTTTATCCGAAATAGAGATTgcaaataacattttgttgttacTCTTTGCTGGACATGACACTTCTGCTGCCTCCATAACGTTACTCATGAAGTGCCTTGGAGAACACCATGACGTTTACAAAAACGTGTTGAAAG AACAATTGGGTATTTTGGAGGGCAAAGCGTCGGGTGAAGTGCTAAACTGGGACGACATACAGAAAATGAGATACTCTTGGAATGTAGTATGTGAGGTACTCAGATTAAGTCCACCTGTAATTGGATCTTTTCGGGAGGCCCTTGTGGATTTTGAATACGCGGGTTATACAATACCCAAAGGATGGAAG ATAATTTGGAGTGCAGTCATGACACATAAGGATGAAGATAACTTTCCATGCGTTACCAAATTCGATCCTTCAAGATTTGAAGGAACAGGACCCACACCATTCACGTATGTCCCGTTTGGAGGCGGTCCTAGGATGTGTTTAGGGAAAGGACTAGCTCGTGTGCAAATACTTGTGTTCCTACACAACATTGTGACAAAGTTTAAGTGGGACCTAGTGATCCCCGGTGAGAAAATCGAGTATGATCCTTTGGCTACCCCTGTACAAGGACTCCCAATTCGACTCCATCCTCATCAAGTTTGA
- the LOC110867636 gene encoding beta-amyrin 28-monooxygenase-like, producing MVTTLLALFFLFIVLCFFLQTHRKKLATSNNLPPGSFGWPFLGETLEFIRSQTDGTPERFVRERVERYGSPLVFKTSLLGHPTAIFSGPEGNKFLFGNENKLVAMWLPEAVGRLFGNRCLNTTRGDEAKWLRKTMLPCLGPDALSNRYCIAMDEVTRLHIQSQWEGRSEVTVFDTVKPYLFELACRLFLNLDDPRRVTELGSLFNTFLKGLGSLPIDIPGTQFYRGKRAAIAIKKQLIMIINQRKLTLKQENASSFEDLLSHLLLNSDENGQFLSEMEIANNILLLLFAGHDTSAVSITLLMKCLGEHPDVYKNVLKEQLGILEGKAPGEVLNWEDIQKMRYSWNVVCEVLRLNPPVIGSFREALVDFEYAGYTIPKGWKIMWSAPTTQKEEDNFPNVTKFDPSRFEGTGPTPFTYIPFGGGPRMCLGKEVARVQILVFLHNIVTKFKWDLLIPDEKIEYVPLATPVKGLPIRLHPHQV from the exons ATGGTTACCACATTGCTTGCACTTTTCTTTTTGTTCATAGTCTTATGTTTCTTCCTCCAAACCCATAGGAAAAAACTAGCAACCAGTAACAATCTCCCACCTGGAAGCTTCGGGTGGCCGTTTTTAGGTGAAACACTAGAGTTCATTCGCTCACAAACCGATGGAACCCCGGAGAGATTTGTGAGGGAGAGAGTGGAGAGATATGGCAGTCCTTTGGTTTTCAAAACATCGTTGCTCGGCCACCCTACGGCTATCTTCTCCGGGCCTGAGGGGAACAAGTTTTTGTTTGGAAACGAGAACAAACTTGTGGCGATGTGGTTGCCCGAAGCAGTTGGGAGGCTGTTTGGTAATAGATGCTTAAATACAACCCGCGGAGATGAAGCGAAGTGGTTGAGGAAGACGATGCTGCCGTGTTTAGGTCCTGATGCTTTATCGAACCGGTACTGTATCGCCATGGATGAAGTAACTCGTCTCCATATCCAAAGTCAATGGGAAG GTAGGAGTGAGGTGACAGTTTTCGACACAGTGAAACCATACTTATTTGAGCTCGCGTGCCGTCTGTTTCTAAACCTTGATGATCCGAGACGTGTCACAGAACTTGGATCGTTATTCAACACGTTCCTAAAAGGGCTTGGCTCGCTGCCTATAGATATCCCAGGGACACAGTTTTACCGGGGTAAAAGAGCAGCAATTGCGATTAAAAAACAACTAATCATGATCATCAACCAAAGGAAACTGACCCTAAAacaagaaaatgcatcatcttttGAGGACCTTTTGTCGCATTTGCTTCTAAATTCAGATGAAAATGGTCAGTTTTTATCCGAAATGGAGATTGCAAATAACATATTATTGCTACTCTTTGCCGGGCATGACACTTCTGCCGTCTCCATAACGTTACTCATGAAGTGTCTTGGAGAGCACCCCGACGTTTACAAAAACGTGTTGAAAG AGCAATTGGGCATTTTGGAGGGAAAAGCGCCCGGTGAAGTTCTAAACTGGGAGGACATACAGAAGATGAGATACTCATGGAATGTAGTATGCGAAGTACTCAGATTAAATCCACCTGTGATTGGATCTTTTCGGGAGGCCCTAGTGGATTTCGAGTACGCAGGTTACACAATCCCCAAAGGATGGAAG ATAATGTGGAGTGCACCCACGACACAAAAGGAAGAAGATAACTTCCCAAACGTTACCAAATTCGATCCTTCAAGATTTGAAGGAACGGGACCCACACCGTTCACCTATATTCCGTTTGGAGGCGGTCCTAGGATGTGTTTAGGGAAAGAAGTAGCCCGTGTGCAAATACTTGTGTTCCTACACAACATTGTGACCAAGTTTAAGTGGGACCTACTAATTCCCGACGAGAAAATAGAGTACGTTCCTTTGGCTACCCCGGTAAAAGGACTCCCAATTCGACTCCATCCTCATCAAGTTTGA
- the LOC110867637 gene encoding protein MET1, chloroplastic yields the protein MATAPNTYPSLCSSPPLPRTLNSPQTKQSFSLTTPHFKNHPQTLRTSIRLGNSSSGKQSVWIVKASAEKGAEESPPEEEKYEEYEVEIEQPFGLKFAKGRDGGTYIDAIAPGGSADKTNMFTVGDRVLATSAMFGTEIWPAAEYGRTMYTIRQRIGPLYMRMQKRYGKREDMGELTEKEIIRAERNSGVVSSKVREIQMQNYMRKKEQKETRARELREGLQLYKSGKYDDALEKFESVLGSKPELDEASVASYNVACCYSKLDQIQAGLSALKDALQAGFEDFKRIRTDPDLENLRKSEEFDPLIKQYDESFINENALNAIKSLFGFNKK from the exons ATGGCAACTGCTCCAAACACCTACCCATCTCTCTGTTCTTCACCCCCATTACCCAGAACCCTAAACAGCCCACAAACAAAACAATCATTCTCTTTAACCACCCCTCACTTCAAGAACCACCCCCAAACTCTAAGAACTTCAATCCGGTTGGGCAATTCGAGTTCCGGGAAACAGTCGGTTTGGATCGTTAAGGCGTCGGCTGAAAAGGGTGCAGAAGAATCACCACCAGAAGAAGAGAAGTATGAGGAATATGAAGTGGAGATTGAGCAGCCTTTTGGTTTGAAGTTTGCTAAGGGTAGAGATGGTGGGACCTACATTGATGCTATTGCACCTGGAGGGTCTGCTGATAAGACTAATATGTTTACTGTTGGGGATAGAGTTTTGGCCACCAG TGCGATGTTTGGAACAGAGATATGGCCTGCAGCTGAATATGGAAGAACAATGTACACCATTCGCCAAAGAATCGGGCCTTTGTACATGAGAATGCAAAAAAGATATG GGAAGAGGGAGGATATGGGCGAGCTGACTGAAAAGGAGATCATTAGGGCCGAGAGAAATTCAGGAGTAGTTAGCAGTAAAGTTAGAGAAATCCAA ATGCAAAATTACATGAGGAAGAAGGAACAAAAGGAAACTCGAGCTAGGGAACTTCGTGAAGGCTTGCAACTTTACAA GAGTGGAAAGTATGATGATGCATTGGAAAAATTCGAGTCGGTTTTGGGGTCAAAACCAGAGCTTGATGAAGCTTCGGTAGCAAGTTACAATGTTGCATGCTGCTATTCTAAGCTTGATCAG ATACAAGCTGGACTTTCGGCTCTAAAAGACGCTTTGCAAGCAGGATTTGAAGATTTTAAG CGGATCCGTACTGACCCTGATCTAGAGAATTTAAGGAAATCTGAGGAGTTTGATCCCCTGATTAAACAATATGACGAGTCATTTATCAACGAGAACGCTTTAAATGCCATTAAATCATTGTTTGGATTCAACAAGAAATAA